The window caagtctgaTTGTTTTATTGAGAAGAGCTAATTAATTTACAAGTTCccattgaacaatattgctgttctcctggttctgttcactttaccatgcatcagttcatataagactttcATAGTTTTCTGTAATCCAACTGctcatcattccttatagcacaataatattccatcacattcatatactacaatttgtacAGCtactccccagttgatgggcatcatCCCTGCCAGTTCCAATTCTTCGcaaccacaaaaaagagctgctatagatttttttgtacatgtgggtcctttccctgtttttttcctctatggGCTATAGACCTAGTTCTGTTACTGCTGCATCAAAGAGTTTGTACaaatttattgccctttgggtatatcTCTgagttgctttccagaatgcttGGAACAGTTCACAACTGCAGCGACAGTGAATTactatcccagttttcccatgatccctccaacatttatcatttcctttttctgtcatattagccaaactAATAGGTGAAGggggtatctcagagttgttttaatttgcatttctcctctCAGTagtgatttaaaacaattttttcctcagaaaattGGCTGTTCCTATCCAATGACTATCAATTTGGGAAGGGGATTTCTCTAGGTGGGCTTCCATGTACCATGACTGCTCTGTTGTGAGTCAGGCCCTCCAACATGGTCATTTCTTATATGTGTACCTGGTGTCCTGGCTCTGACCCAGGAGGAGTATCCAAACTAAGAGACCATTTTCTGGCCAGTCTCCTCATGTCACTCATATTGGTGGCACTCAGACTGAAGTTCCAGAGAGATGCCAGGGCAGAGTGTACTGGGCATCCTGGCCTTGACCTGGGCACATGAGACCAGATTTATAAATCAGGAGAAGAGCTCTAAGTGTAGAGAATAGTAGCCACATGGACAGGCTGATTGGCTTGTACATGGCACCATGTGGGTTGGAGAAGGATGGATCAGTGTTTAGGTCAGCTCAACTATGGAGAGGTGTGCACATGGTGTGGTAGTCATATAGTCACTATCTCATGTGGACTTCTGGTCTTCCCAGTCTGCCTTTTCTCCTTGTGCTTTCTCCCCTATCTAGCTGTAATGCACCAAGggtaaggaaagagaataaatgagagtccAGGAAGGTGAGTTGCTGCAGTTTATTGCCAGGTGGGTCCCTTCATGGGGCCCATGTATGCACTGATTCTAGAGAAAGGTTGAGATCTTGTGGCAGTGCCAAGATGATGCTGTCTGAGCTGGGTCCACATGGAAACAGGAGTCAAGGTCAGGATCAGCAATGGTTTGGAGGAGAATTATGGAAGACTCCATCTGGGTGTCGGAGGGTAAGGTGATCAATTGGAAGTTGATAGAATGACTCTTCAAGGGTGATTTTGGCCAGTTCTTCAGACTGGTGTTTGTGGATGGACCCAGGAGGCCAATGGCAGGTTGATAGAGTTTAAGAAGAACAAGTGACCTATGGTCAACAGCAAGACTTTTGGCCAGAGGAGGTAGTGCAGCAGGCAGGTTTGCAGCAGACGGGCCGGCAGAGGAGGGACACACTGGAGGTGGGGCGGCAGCAGGTGGTGGCCGGACAGCAGGAGGGGGCGCAGCAGCAAGAGGAGGAGGACGTGGTGGTGCAGCAAGAGGGTTTGCAGGAGAGGGGCACACAGCAGGAGGATGAACCACACACGGGCTGACAGAGGAGGGAAATGCAAGAGGCCGGGGGGCAGCAGCTGGGCTGGCAGCAGCTGGAGACCGGACAACAGGTTGTGGTCACACAGCAGCTGGGCTTGCAGCACACGGGCAGGACCAGGCAGCAGCTGGGCTGGCAGCAGAGTGGAGCACAGCAGCAGGACTGCACCGCACAGGGAGAGGCAGCACAGCTAGGGGCTTGGCAGCAGGAAGACCCGCAGCCAGAGGACTGGCAGCAAGGCTGCTGGCAACAGGATGGTGAGCAGGAGGAGATGCAGGTGGTCTGGCAGGGGCTGGGTCCACAGGTTGACTGGCAGGAGGTGGGCAGGCAGCAGACCGGGCGGCACACAAGGGTCAGACAAGATGCTGACTGGCAGCAGGGGGCTGGGCAGCAGGAGGACCCGCAGCATCCAGGTTCACAGTAGCTCTCTGGACAGTCATCTGGCTGCCAGGACGAGCCCATGCAGGAACTGGGCAAGCAGATGTTACTTCCACAGCTCATGTCACTGGAGCAGACCGAGGTGGCCGAGGCAGTGGGCATGCAGGGCCTGGAAAAGCAGGTGTCTGCCATAGTGAGAGCAGCTGTGTGTGGGGGGTGTGTGGGTGTAAGGAAAGGTGTGGGGCTGGGTGTGAAGGTGGAACATCCTGGTGGCCTCTTATATCCCTCTGGCAGGAGGATGTGCCAAGGGGAGCTTGAGCCTTCTTCCCTGTTGTTGTGTAGGGCTGCTTCCTTCAAAGCCCATCATTAGGTGAGGGTGTCATTGTCTAGGAGATGGCCATAAGCCCATAAACATCCTCCATTTGCTTTCCATTTGTAGCCTTTAGTAAACATCTTTGAGGCCCCTGATCCTGACCAGGCACAGGGTTAAATCCTTAACATCCAGTGACGGAATGGAAATCTGGTGGGTCAAGGGTCATCTGAGCAAAGATAAGAACCTTCAAGGTGACTTCAAGGGAGGAGGACACAAGCAAGGgacggtggtggtggtggggggtggTCAGGGAGGCTTCTTATTCATGTTTCAAAGAGCTGGGAGGAGAATGGGGGAGAGACCTTCTGAGTTTTCCCAGCTTCTTGGGGAGATAAGGCACATCATATTAGGAGTTCAGGAGGTCCCTGTGGCCAGTGATACAAAGCATCATTGTCCAGGAGGTCTGGAGAGCAGGCGGAGAGAGTGGGCAAGACTTGGATTGGCCAACAGCAAAGTAGTTTGTGTTCTGTTTGGCAGCAGGTATTGGGCCAATAATGATGTGATCAGATCAGAGCTTTTACATCATCTTTGTGGCTGCTTCCACAGAGGAGAAGCCCCAAAAGTGGCCCCCACCCGTTGCAATGAAGCCCAAACCTGATTAAAATGTAGAGGGAAAGGAAcatttaggaaaagaaaggaaaaagttggCAAGGTCCCATTTAAAAGCTTATTGATATTCAGTTCATCGGTATGCTTATGAATGTGGTagtggttctcatttctttttgaattagAAATTCCTGGTCTAGAGCATGGATTGGACAGAGGAAAGACTGGAGACCACCTTGAGGGGCTGTTTCAATATCTCAGCCACTGCTGCTAGAACCATTATCTGGGCTAACGGAAATCTGGATGTAGAAATGTGGATTTGGGaaagtggaagagagagagaaaaagacaaacaaaaatagaCAGAAACAGTCTGAACCAAAGAAATTGAGagcaagaaagacagagagattggGGAGGGTCAGTGAGACAGAGGCAAAAATAGACATAGGGAGAGAGATATAAACAGGTTCAGAATCCTAGAAAGAGTCAAAAGCTACATTGACAgagcaacagagagagagagagagattaaattggagtgggagggatggagggagtaaaggggagagagagagagagagagagagagagagagagagagagagagagagagagagagaacgatgTAGTGACACATATACAGGCAGAGGCACACACACCATCCAATCACAAATGCACTAATTGCCATAGGCATGCATAGAAACAAAAAGTGACaaagacacacaaacacaaacctTTATATCTACACTGGTacatacatttacacacacaGTCACATggacatacatatttatgtacacAGGCACACACAGGCTCTCTCTCATACGCAGaaacacagatacacacataaata is drawn from Macrotis lagotis isolate mMagLag1 chromosome 5, bilby.v1.9.chrom.fasta, whole genome shotgun sequence and contains these coding sequences:
- the LOC141490239 gene encoding uncharacterized protein LOC141490239; translated protein: MADTCFSRPCMPTASATSVCSSDMSCGSNICLPSSCMGSSWQPDDCPESYCEPGCCGSSCCPAPCCQSASCLTLVCRPVCCLPTSCQSTCGPSPCQTTCISSCSPSCCQQPCCQSSGCGSSCCQAPSCAASPCAVQSCCCAPLCCQPSCCLVLPVCCKPSCCVTTTCCPVSSCCQPSCCPPASCISLLCQPVCGSSSCCVPLSCKPSCCTTTSSSSCCCAPSCCPATTCCRPTSSVSLLCRPVCCKPACCTTSSGQKSCC